From Streptomyces asiaticus, one genomic window encodes:
- a CDS encoding ABC transporter substrate-binding protein, with amino-acid sequence MRRRTAALALGTAAAMVLTGCSAMSPNANGTVTLNMVESLTNPSRTDLLKGLIADFEKQNPKIKVNLISPPTEQADQKIQQMLQSGSGVDALEVRDITVGPWSNNGWLYDMAKDLKGWQGWNAMTENAVKASEDAKGRTFFVPYGFYGLSLFYRKDLIKDAGFSKPPASWDQLLKQASAINDPAKRRYGYAFRGGANANSNATAIIEAYVADKVDLANGYKLKNGRTIFSAPEALDALKTYLTLFKKASPKSSVSWGYPEMVEAFSNGSTAFLLQDPEVIATVSESKSISKEQWDTAPLVAGPSGKTVQPLATAGWGIAKGSKHKAETVKLIKFLSQGKASTDFTKKNSLVPILKSATEDPFYKTGPWSSYVTMTKHPDTYLNVSQPRGVTWWSEWEQKSDADVQKMVTGKMSPKELLTGWDAYWTKKWEQEK; translated from the coding sequence ATGAGGAGAAGGACGGCAGCCCTCGCCCTCGGCACCGCCGCAGCGATGGTCCTGACCGGCTGTTCCGCCATGAGTCCGAACGCGAACGGCACGGTCACGCTCAACATGGTCGAGAGCCTGACCAACCCCTCCCGCACCGATCTGCTCAAGGGGCTCATAGCCGACTTCGAGAAGCAGAACCCCAAGATCAAGGTCAACCTGATCTCGCCGCCCACCGAACAGGCCGATCAGAAGATCCAGCAGATGCTCCAGTCCGGCAGCGGGGTGGACGCACTCGAGGTACGGGACATCACGGTCGGCCCGTGGTCGAACAACGGCTGGCTGTACGACATGGCGAAGGACCTCAAGGGCTGGCAGGGCTGGAATGCCATGACGGAGAACGCCGTCAAGGCGTCCGAGGACGCCAAGGGCCGTACCTTCTTCGTCCCCTACGGCTTCTACGGGCTGAGCCTCTTCTACCGCAAGGACCTGATCAAGGACGCCGGGTTCAGCAAGCCCCCGGCCTCCTGGGACCAGCTGCTGAAGCAGGCATCCGCCATCAACGACCCGGCGAAGCGCCGTTACGGCTACGCGTTCCGCGGCGGGGCCAACGCCAACAGCAACGCCACCGCCATCATCGAGGCGTACGTGGCCGACAAGGTCGACCTCGCCAACGGCTACAAGCTGAAGAACGGGCGCACGATCTTCTCCGCGCCCGAGGCCCTGGACGCCCTCAAGACCTACCTCACACTCTTCAAGAAGGCGTCGCCCAAGTCATCCGTGTCCTGGGGCTATCCGGAGATGGTCGAGGCGTTCTCCAACGGCTCCACGGCCTTCCTGCTCCAGGATCCGGAAGTCATCGCCACGGTCTCCGAGTCCAAGTCGATCTCGAAGGAGCAGTGGGACACCGCTCCACTGGTGGCCGGACCCAGCGGGAAGACCGTCCAGCCGCTGGCCACCGCCGGGTGGGGCATCGCGAAGGGCAGCAAACACAAGGCCGAGACCGTCAAGCTGATCAAGTTCCTGTCCCAGGGCAAGGCGTCGACGGACTTCACCAAGAAGAACAGCCTGGTGCCGATCCTCAAGTCGGCGACCGAGGACCCGTTCTACAAGACCGGCCCATGGTCGTCCTACGTCACCATGACCAAGCACCCCGACACCTATCTCAACGTCAGCCAGCCGCGCGGCGTGACCTGGTGGAGCGAGTGGGAGCAGAAGTCCGACGCCGACGTGCAGAAGATGGTGACCGGCAAGATGTCGCCCAAGGAGCTGCTGACGGGCTGGGACGCGTACTGGACCAAGAAGTGGGAGCAGGAGAAGTAG
- a CDS encoding integrase core domain-containing protein, whose product MLLRLAYLGVTNAFAMLRLLPMSDRDKCAEILALRHQVTVLERQLDKGKVLFTPGNRAFLAALLHRLPLHVLRRLRLLVRPDTVLRWHRTLVKRRHAASCRPKRPGRPCTVRSIRILVLRLAKENPSWGYRRLHGELLVLGLRVGASTVWEILKEAGIDPAPERNSSTWASFLRSQAEALLACDFMETVTLSGVRIYVLVVIEHGSRRIRVLGATTHPTATWVAQAAKNLVMGLEDLGFRARFMIRDRDGKFPNLFDAVLKDAGIDVVLSGIQIPRMNSIMERWIQTCRRELLDRTLVWNQRHLLHTLREFEQFYNGHRPHQGIANARPLYSLPPPIDDPDTLARLAIRRRDRLGGILHEYRHAA is encoded by the coding sequence CTGCTGCTGCGACTGGCTTACCTCGGCGTGACGAACGCGTTCGCGATGCTGCGCCTGCTGCCGATGTCCGACCGGGACAAGTGCGCGGAGATCCTCGCGCTGCGCCACCAAGTCACCGTTTTGGAACGTCAACTCGACAAGGGCAAGGTCCTGTTCACGCCCGGCAATCGGGCGTTCCTGGCGGCGCTGCTGCACCGGCTGCCACTTCACGTCCTGCGAAGACTACGGCTACTCGTCCGCCCCGACACGGTGCTGCGTTGGCACCGCACCCTCGTCAAACGCCGTCATGCCGCCTCCTGCCGACCCAAACGCCCGGGACGACCCTGCACCGTGCGCTCCATCCGCATCCTGGTGCTGCGGCTGGCGAAGGAGAACCCGAGCTGGGGGTACAGGCGCCTGCACGGCGAGTTGCTCGTGCTGGGGCTGAGAGTGGGCGCGTCCACCGTCTGGGAAATCCTGAAGGAGGCCGGCATCGATCCTGCGCCCGAGCGGAACTCCAGTACCTGGGCCAGTTTTCTGCGTTCCCAGGCTGAGGCGCTTCTGGCCTGCGACTTCATGGAAACAGTCACCCTGTCGGGGGTACGGATATACGTGCTCGTGGTGATCGAACACGGCAGTCGCCGGATCCGCGTCCTGGGCGCCACCACACATCCGACCGCAACCTGGGTAGCGCAAGCGGCGAAGAACCTCGTCATGGGCCTCGAAGACCTCGGCTTCCGGGCACGGTTCATGATCCGGGACAGGGACGGGAAGTTCCCCAACCTCTTCGATGCCGTCCTCAAGGACGCGGGGATCGACGTCGTGCTCAGCGGCATCCAGATACCGAGGATGAATTCGATCATGGAGCGCTGGATACAGACCTGTCGCCGCGAGCTCCTGGACCGGACATTGGTCTGGAACCAGCGACACCTTCTGCACACCCTGCGCGAGTTCGAGCAGTTCTACAACGGACACCGACCACACCAGGGCATCGCCAACGCCAGACCGCTGTACTCCTTGCCCCCGCCGATCGACGATCCGGACACGTTAGCCCGCCTCGCCATACGTCGACGCGATCGCCTCGGCGGCATCCTCCATGAGTACCGACATGCAGCGTGA
- a CDS encoding carbohydrate ABC transporter permease, with product MIGKETAVGRAVRIIFLVLWLAFTVFPLYWIAITSLKAPGDIFSFPLAYWPEHFSLENYSELFNKADFGTYLTNSLIVATVAGAVATAISMLSAYVLARFEFRTKSALLTAALVTQMIPAFIALGPLYLLMTDLKLVDNRLGLILVYIAVCIPFCTVMLRGFFENIPDALEEAAMIDGLSRFAALFRVLLPVMRPGIVAAFIFNFVNCWNELFLSVTLMNSDANKTTPTALNGFISSFNIDWGSMSAAAVFTILPTMVLFAFASRHIVQGLTSGAVKG from the coding sequence GTGATCGGCAAAGAGACCGCGGTCGGCCGGGCCGTCCGAATCATCTTCCTGGTGCTGTGGCTGGCCTTCACCGTGTTCCCGCTGTACTGGATCGCCATCACCTCGCTAAAGGCGCCGGGCGACATCTTCTCCTTCCCCCTCGCCTACTGGCCCGAGCACTTCTCGCTGGAGAACTACAGTGAGCTGTTCAACAAGGCCGACTTCGGGACCTATCTCACCAACAGCCTCATCGTCGCGACCGTCGCGGGCGCGGTCGCCACCGCCATCTCGATGCTGTCGGCGTATGTGCTGGCGCGCTTCGAGTTCCGCACCAAGTCCGCGTTGCTGACGGCCGCCCTGGTCACCCAGATGATCCCGGCCTTCATCGCGCTGGGCCCGCTGTATCTGCTGATGACCGACCTGAAACTGGTCGACAACCGGCTCGGGCTCATCCTCGTCTACATCGCCGTGTGTATCCCCTTCTGCACGGTGATGCTCCGCGGCTTCTTCGAGAACATCCCCGACGCACTGGAGGAGGCCGCGATGATCGACGGCCTCTCCCGGTTCGCGGCGCTGTTCCGGGTGCTGCTCCCGGTGATGCGTCCGGGGATCGTGGCGGCGTTCATCTTCAACTTCGTCAACTGCTGGAACGAGCTGTTCCTGTCGGTGACCCTGATGAACAGCGACGCCAACAAGACGACCCCCACGGCCCTCAACGGATTCATCTCCAGCTTCAACATCGACTGGGGCTCGATGTCCGCAGCGGCCGTGTTCACGATCCTGCCAACCATGGTGCTCTTCGCCTTCGCGAGCCGCCACATCGTGCAGGGGCTCACCTCCGGCGCCGTGAAGGGGTGA
- a CDS encoding integrase core domain-containing protein: MAALLRMVNNQQRARLALLVTPRSVLRWHPRLVARKWTYAHRRPGRPPTPEALRQLVLRLARENPGWGYRRIHGELLGLGRKVGASTVWEILQKAGIGPAPQRTNQSWPAFLKPQASAIMATDLFHIDTVFLRRWFVLFFIDHGTRRVHIAGITRHPTGPWITQQARNYLMDLGDRAESISLLIRDRGTYFTDSFDAVFQAIGVHVIPTPPQVPRMNAIAERWIASCRREATDRVLIAGERHLRLVVSEHAEHYNRHRPHRFLGQQAPDRLTDPEPPIAKDHTRIGRHDRLGGLIHEHSQVA, from the coding sequence ATGGCAGCGCTGCTCCGGATGGTGAACAACCAGCAGCGTGCACGGCTGGCGTTGCTGGTCACTCCACGGTCGGTCCTGCGCTGGCACCCACGCCTGGTCGCCCGGAAGTGGACCTATGCACACCGCCGTCCGGGCCGACCACCGACGCCGGAAGCACTGCGGCAGCTGGTCCTGCGCCTCGCGCGGGAGAACCCGGGGTGGGGATATCGACGGATCCACGGCGAACTGCTCGGCCTGGGACGCAAGGTCGGCGCCTCGACCGTCTGGGAGATCTTGCAGAAGGCCGGGATCGGCCCCGCACCCCAGCGCACCAACCAGTCCTGGCCCGCCTTCCTCAAACCCCAGGCCTCCGCCATCATGGCCACCGACCTCTTCCACATCGACACGGTCTTCCTGCGGCGCTGGTTCGTGCTGTTCTTCATCGACCACGGCACCCGCCGCGTGCACATCGCCGGCATCACCCGGCACCCGACCGGCCCCTGGATCACCCAGCAAGCACGGAACTACCTCATGGACCTCGGTGACCGCGCAGAGTCGATCAGCCTCCTCATCCGGGACCGCGGCACCTACTTCACCGACAGCTTCGACGCCGTCTTCCAGGCCATCGGCGTGCACGTCATTCCGACACCGCCCCAGGTGCCCCGAATGAACGCCATCGCGGAACGCTGGATCGCATCATGCCGACGCGAGGCAACCGACCGCGTCCTGATCGCCGGAGAGCGCCACCTGCGCCTTGTCGTCAGCGAGCACGCGGAGCACTACAACAGACACCGACCGCATCGATTCCTCGGACAACAGGCACCAGACCGACTCACCGACCCCGAGCCGCCCATCGCCAAGGACCACACTCGCATCGGTCGACACGATCGACTCGGCGGCCTCATCCACGAACACTCGCAGGTCGCATAG
- a CDS encoding aminotransferase class V-fold PLP-dependent enzyme, protein MSETDVIAAPRPLLLADGRPADRAWTLDPAMRHLNHGSFGAVPLVAQERQKQLRVEMECSPVVWFPALPQRIADTRVEIADFLAVAADDLALVPNASAGISTVYAALDRRRGGEIVVTDHGYGAVTMGAERLARDRWDGGVRTARVPLDADEEQACEAVFAELSEATDLIVVDQITSATARRLPVERIGAEARRRGIPLLVDGAHAPGLLPAPLSGLTCDFWVGNLHKWGCAPRGTAALVARGPLRERLYPPIDSWGAEDPYPDRFDQQGTVDATCYLAAPTALGFIEHTWGWRHARRYMDHLAGYAAQVIGAAFTELTGADSSVDVGMPVPGMRLVRLPEGLGATRVEADALRDRVAGELGVEAAFTSFGGIGYLRVSAHVYNTAADYEHFAETCVPVLAEWARAARGQHGAP, encoded by the coding sequence GTGAGCGAGACCGATGTCATCGCGGCGCCACGCCCCCTGTTGCTGGCCGACGGCCGTCCCGCCGACCGGGCGTGGACGCTGGACCCCGCCATGAGACACCTGAACCACGGTTCCTTCGGCGCGGTTCCCCTGGTGGCACAGGAGCGGCAGAAGCAACTGCGGGTGGAGATGGAGTGCTCCCCGGTGGTGTGGTTCCCGGCGCTGCCTCAGCGGATCGCCGACACCAGGGTCGAGATCGCCGACTTCTTGGCGGTGGCCGCCGACGACCTGGCCCTGGTGCCGAACGCGAGCGCGGGCATCAGCACCGTGTACGCCGCCCTCGACCGTCGCCGCGGCGGGGAGATCGTCGTCACCGACCACGGTTACGGCGCCGTGACCATGGGCGCCGAGCGGCTGGCGCGCGACCGCTGGGATGGCGGGGTCCGCACCGCGCGGGTACCCCTCGACGCAGATGAGGAGCAAGCGTGCGAGGCCGTGTTCGCCGAACTGTCCGAGGCGACGGACCTCATCGTGGTGGACCAGATCACCTCGGCGACCGCCCGCCGGCTGCCGGTGGAGCGGATCGGCGCGGAGGCTCGGCGGCGCGGGATCCCGCTGCTCGTGGACGGTGCGCACGCACCTGGTCTGCTTCCCGCCCCGCTCTCGGGGCTGACCTGTGATTTCTGGGTCGGGAACCTGCACAAGTGGGGATGCGCGCCCCGGGGCACCGCAGCGCTCGTCGCCCGCGGTCCACTGCGTGAGCGGCTCTACCCACCGATCGACTCATGGGGTGCAGAGGACCCGTACCCCGACCGCTTCGACCAGCAGGGCACGGTGGATGCCACCTGCTATCTGGCGGCACCGACGGCGCTCGGCTTCATCGAGCACACCTGGGGCTGGAGGCACGCCCGCCGCTATATGGACCACCTGGCCGGTTACGCCGCGCAGGTCATCGGTGCCGCGTTCACCGAGCTGACCGGCGCCGACAGCAGCGTCGACGTCGGCATGCCGGTCCCCGGGATGCGTCTGGTGCGGCTGCCCGAGGGGCTCGGGGCCACCCGCGTCGAGGCCGACGCGCTGCGCGACCGGGTCGCCGGCGAGCTGGGTGTCGAGGCGGCCTTCACCAGCTTCGGCGGCATCGGCTATCTGCGGGTGTCCGCCCACGTCTACAACACCGCCGCCGACTACGAGCACTTCGCCGAGACCTGCGTCCCCGTCCTCGCTGAGTGGGCCCGCGCGGCTCGCGGGCAGCACGGCGCGCCATAG
- a CDS encoding FadR/GntR family transcriptional regulator: MSAVDKAFHGLRHMIATGRLSAGGRIPPEGELCEELGVSRGSLREAVRMLAALGVVEPRHGSGTYVSQLRPEDIIGSLSLTLELLPLSGLLEVYEIRRVLESHVAAQAAARSTPETVRELFALIEAMDATDDPTEASDLDHRFHAEIATAAGNPALGSLLSVFRARSRKYQIFTLPEGEQMRRKSDEDHRALATAIADRDPRAAAGAAEAHVAQTERWLRAFMPPMEEDSPA, translated from the coding sequence ATGTCCGCAGTCGACAAGGCGTTCCACGGCCTACGCCACATGATCGCCACCGGGCGCCTCAGCGCCGGAGGGCGCATTCCGCCCGAGGGCGAGCTGTGCGAGGAACTCGGCGTGTCCCGGGGGTCGTTGCGCGAGGCCGTACGGATGCTCGCGGCCCTGGGGGTGGTCGAGCCGCGGCACGGCTCCGGTACTTATGTCTCCCAGCTCAGGCCGGAGGACATCATAGGTAGCCTGTCGCTCACCCTGGAACTGCTGCCGCTCTCCGGTCTGCTGGAGGTGTACGAGATCCGGCGTGTCCTGGAGTCCCACGTCGCGGCGCAGGCTGCGGCCCGCAGCACCCCGGAGACGGTGCGGGAACTCTTCGCGCTCATCGAGGCCATGGACGCCACCGACGACCCCACCGAGGCATCGGACCTCGACCACCGCTTCCATGCCGAGATCGCCACCGCGGCTGGAAACCCCGCCCTCGGCTCCCTGCTCTCGGTCTTCCGCGCCCGCTCCCGCAAGTACCAGATCTTCACCCTCCCCGAGGGCGAGCAGATGCGGCGCAAGAGCGACGAGGATCACCGCGCGCTGGCCACCGCGATCGCCGACCGCGATCCGCGCGCCGCCGCCGGAGCGGCCGAGGCACATGTCGCCCAGACGGAGCGATGGCTGCGCGCCTTCATGCCGCCCATGGAGGAGGACTCCCCGGCCTGA
- a CDS encoding carbohydrate ABC transporter permease: MPATSATTTGPKTSRPVRKQAAPRVRNGPRGGRKREFTTRRGLLIAAFMAPAAIFVAVFTYYPMIAGSQMAFRHWDLNDLTDTSWVGLDNFHRVFSDPNWGTVLGNTGVWVIGSIVPQLVIGFALALWLRRRFRFRGVYQALIFFPWAISGFLIGILFRWMFNSEFGVVNDLLQKAGLIDEPVAWLADPHKAMIAVLIANIWYGVTFFAIMILAALQSVPDELYEAAALDGAGKARTLFQITIPYIRVTLVLTVLLRVIWIFNFPDLIFGMTGGGPNNQTHIVTTWMIKITQQGDYGKASALGLLVVAGLLLFTVFFLLATREKREVRS; this comes from the coding sequence ATGCCCGCCACGTCCGCAACGACGACCGGGCCGAAGACTTCGCGCCCCGTCCGGAAGCAAGCCGCCCCGCGGGTCCGGAACGGGCCGCGGGGCGGCCGGAAGCGGGAGTTCACGACCCGCCGGGGCCTGCTCATCGCCGCCTTCATGGCGCCTGCCGCGATCTTCGTGGCGGTGTTCACGTACTACCCCATGATCGCGGGCAGCCAGATGGCCTTCCGCCACTGGGATCTGAACGATCTCACCGACACCTCCTGGGTGGGCCTGGACAACTTCCACCGTGTCTTCTCCGACCCCAACTGGGGCACCGTGCTGGGCAATACGGGCGTCTGGGTCATCGGATCGATCGTGCCCCAGCTCGTGATCGGTTTCGCGCTCGCCCTGTGGCTGCGCCGCCGGTTCCGCTTCCGCGGCGTCTACCAGGCGCTGATCTTCTTCCCCTGGGCGATCTCCGGGTTCCTCATCGGCATCCTGTTCCGCTGGATGTTCAACAGCGAGTTCGGCGTCGTGAACGATCTGCTCCAGAAGGCGGGGCTGATCGACGAGCCCGTGGCGTGGCTGGCCGATCCGCACAAGGCGATGATCGCCGTACTGATCGCCAACATCTGGTACGGCGTCACCTTCTTCGCCATCATGATCCTGGCCGCGCTCCAGTCGGTCCCCGACGAGCTGTACGAGGCCGCGGCGCTGGACGGGGCCGGGAAGGCACGCACGCTCTTCCAGATCACCATCCCCTATATCCGGGTCACGCTGGTGCTCACGGTGCTGCTGCGGGTCATCTGGATCTTCAACTTCCCCGATCTGATCTTCGGGATGACCGGTGGCGGGCCGAACAACCAGACACACATCGTGACCACCTGGATGATCAAGATCACTCAGCAGGGCGACTACGGCAAGGCCTCGGCGCTCGGTCTCCTCGTGGTCGCGGGGCTGCTGCTTTTCACGGTGTTCTTCCTGCTGGCCACGCGTGAGAAGCGAGAGGTGAGGTCGTGA
- a CDS encoding alpha-L-fucosidase produces the protein MFVHFNPSSVVGREIGWGRNAYRPGEGPGNQYADPSVKSDPVYDTAYRSFQPETDWATKLAATAKAAGMNYLVFTTKHHDGYPNFRAGNVQRSFYADYADTPMGRSGRDLTREMAEAARGAGLKLGFYYSARDWTQPDYGKGDYTTYYGYMMEHLKQLLTRYGKVDFLWYDSIPYADRQPFQPPQLIDVPRKLQPGILVNDRAYSNMGFQDVPKDLTGDYDTPEQQIGGFNLTRPWESCLTITPPHWSWQPDVPASDFPTVLQGLASAAVGDGNLLLNVPPMKSGYLEDRITSTLHQVGQWMRQYGYTIVGTRGGPYRSSGIGGSTYRNSKIYLHITDESRPGRLRLPRLNATVKSISTLNDVPIPYSVDAQGDLLLDMSKFTAHFPEYNLKLDVDRPMSPAFVTDRAISWDV, from the coding sequence ATGTTCGTGCACTTCAACCCGTCGTCCGTGGTGGGACGAGAGATCGGTTGGGGCCGTAACGCGTACCGTCCGGGCGAGGGGCCTGGCAACCAGTACGCTGACCCGTCGGTGAAGTCCGACCCTGTCTACGACACCGCCTACCGCAGCTTCCAACCCGAGACGGACTGGGCGACGAAGCTGGCGGCCACGGCCAAAGCAGCCGGAATGAACTACCTGGTCTTCACGACCAAGCATCACGACGGCTATCCCAACTTCCGTGCCGGCAACGTCCAGCGATCCTTCTACGCTGACTACGCGGACACTCCCATGGGAAGGTCAGGACGGGACCTCACCCGGGAAATGGCCGAAGCCGCCAGGGGCGCCGGGCTCAAGCTCGGCTTCTACTACTCGGCCCGCGACTGGACCCAACCCGACTACGGCAAGGGCGACTACACCACGTACTACGGCTACATGATGGAGCACCTCAAGCAGCTCCTCACCCGGTACGGCAAGGTCGACTTCCTCTGGTACGACAGCATCCCGTACGCTGACCGGCAGCCCTTCCAGCCACCCCAACTCATCGATGTCCCACGGAAGTTGCAGCCGGGCATCCTCGTCAACGACCGTGCCTACTCCAACATGGGCTTCCAGGACGTACCGAAGGACCTGACCGGGGACTACGACACCCCCGAGCAGCAGATCGGCGGGTTCAACCTGACCCGGCCGTGGGAGTCCTGCCTCACCATCACACCACCGCACTGGTCCTGGCAGCCGGACGTGCCCGCTTCCGACTTCCCCACCGTGCTCCAGGGTCTCGCCTCCGCCGCCGTCGGAGACGGCAACCTTCTGCTCAACGTGCCGCCGATGAAGAGCGGCTACCTGGAGGACAGGATCACCTCCACCCTGCACCAAGTCGGACAGTGGATGCGCCAGTACGGGTACACGATCGTCGGAACGCGCGGCGGACCGTACCGCTCCAGCGGCATCGGCGGGTCGACGTACCGGAACAGCAAGATCTATCTGCACATCACTGACGAAAGCCGCCCGGGCAGGCTGCGCCTGCCGCGCCTCAACGCCACCGTGAAATCGATCAGCACTCTCAACGACGTGCCGATTCCGTACTCCGTGGACGCGCAGGGCGACCTGCTCCTCGACATGAGCAAGTTCACGGCTCATTTCCCGGAATACAACCTCAAGCTCGACGTCGACCGGCCCATGAGCCCCGCGTTCGTGACGGACAGGGCCATCTCCTGGGACGTCTGA
- a CDS encoding glycosyl hydrolase family 95 catalytic domain-containing protein → MFRTKRPGPLIAIAAIGALAAAGLPSATRPDLAAVTVASSADRDSDWAAIQGFLPGLNPTWSTPPTRSVTDMEPDGPLLGNGDLTVSSGGDTHTQTLYLSKNDFWTSTTGPDGVHPITLGSITFRRPASGSDSGTTYNQTQDLLNAEVRSDLTINGAPIHTRSYTSDTHGDMLVTEISTTGSSPVVLDMDVSAKSDNATFPASSGVSGSTLWASRSTDSSKGTQWVSRAAVATRVLGADPAVSTNSSGTSTAEFTVHPGQPVTVVSGVRGGKNATTQVADAQRAVRDMNTTAVASMSAAHRAWWKAYWLKSYVRLYDDTIEKYYYGSQYLMGSSARAGSEAPNMWGWVTTDDPMWRGAIFLNYNAESAYYGVFSSNRPETADPYIKAITDYQGQGAANIQNLASIPADGQYISTQFKAAVPPSTRGYLYPLGIGPWGSTAYKGFWNQPGEASYAAVPLIYRYEYSPDKTYLSQKLYPLVNKLAQFWQDYLGAKQADGKYHLMGAAYEGDWKHDDSLDLAEVGLILKAALKYSEVLDVDASKRPAWQDIIDHLPPYATDTYNGKTVYTSDYDTSFTSLLGRTICNLEWIHPFDQLNLDSPAAQRQAAIDTLDAMNSWGEDNNFAKSFGIAARVGYPASPLLAQLKSRINAEIQTNQTGSVQVGGLESISAIDAINSMMLQSDNGTIRLFPDYPSGRRGHFSNLRAQGGYLVSADYDGTTVSNVSVVADNQGGVATVLNPWPGQSLKVTDARGNIVATTQNGDRYTFTSRAGGRYTLAPQGGGTDVAHRHG, encoded by the coding sequence GGGCCTCAACCCCACCTGGAGCACTCCGCCGACGAGATCGGTCACCGACATGGAGCCCGACGGGCCGTTGCTGGGCAACGGTGACCTTACTGTCTCCAGCGGCGGCGACACGCACACCCAAACCCTCTATCTGTCGAAGAACGACTTCTGGACCAGCACCACTGGTCCCGACGGCGTCCACCCGATCACCCTGGGCAGCATCACGTTCCGCAGACCAGCGTCCGGCTCGGACAGCGGCACGACCTACAACCAGACCCAAGATCTGCTCAATGCGGAGGTTCGGTCAGATCTGACGATCAACGGGGCCCCGATCCACACCCGGAGCTATACCTCTGACACGCACGGGGACATGCTGGTCACTGAGATCTCCACGACCGGTTCCAGTCCGGTGGTGCTGGACATGGATGTGTCGGCGAAGTCTGACAACGCCACCTTCCCGGCTTCTTCGGGGGTCAGCGGATCGACGTTGTGGGCGTCACGGTCCACGGACTCCTCCAAGGGAACCCAGTGGGTTTCCCGGGCGGCGGTCGCCACACGGGTGCTGGGCGCGGATCCGGCGGTGAGCACGAATTCCTCGGGTACCTCGACGGCGGAGTTCACCGTCCACCCGGGGCAGCCGGTGACGGTGGTGTCGGGTGTGCGGGGCGGGAAGAACGCCACCACTCAAGTCGCCGACGCGCAGCGTGCCGTCCGGGACATGAACACCACTGCGGTGGCGTCCATGTCAGCTGCCCACCGTGCGTGGTGGAAGGCGTACTGGCTCAAGTCCTATGTGCGGCTCTATGACGACACCATCGAGAAGTACTACTACGGCTCGCAGTACCTGATGGGCAGCTCGGCTAGGGCCGGTTCGGAGGCCCCCAACATGTGGGGCTGGGTCACGACCGACGACCCGATGTGGCGAGGAGCAATTTTCCTCAACTACAACGCAGAATCCGCCTACTACGGGGTGTTCTCCAGCAATCGCCCGGAGACCGCCGATCCGTACATCAAGGCGATCACCGACTACCAGGGCCAGGGCGCGGCAAACATCCAGAACCTCGCGTCGATCCCGGCCGACGGGCAGTACATCTCGACGCAATTCAAGGCCGCCGTCCCGCCGTCCACCCGCGGGTATCTGTATCCGCTGGGGATCGGGCCCTGGGGCTCAACCGCATATAAGGGCTTCTGGAACCAGCCGGGCGAAGCTAGCTATGCCGCGGTCCCGCTGATCTACCGGTACGAGTACTCGCCGGACAAAACATACTTGAGCCAGAAGCTATACCCTCTCGTCAACAAGCTGGCCCAGTTCTGGCAGGACTACCTCGGCGCCAAGCAAGCCGACGGGAAGTATCACCTGATGGGCGCCGCTTACGAGGGGGACTGGAAGCACGACGACTCGCTCGATCTCGCAGAGGTCGGCTTGATCCTGAAGGCTGCGCTGAAGTACAGCGAAGTCCTCGACGTCGACGCGTCGAAGCGCCCGGCGTGGCAGGACATCATCGACCACCTACCCCCGTACGCCACCGACACCTACAACGGGAAGACCGTCTACACCAGTGACTACGACACCTCGTTCACGTCGCTCTTGGGGCGGACCATTTGCAACCTGGAGTGGATCCACCCGTTCGATCAGTTGAACCTCGATTCGCCGGCCGCGCAGCGGCAGGCCGCGATCGACACCCTGGACGCCATGAACTCCTGGGGTGAAGACAACAACTTCGCCAAGAGCTTCGGGATCGCCGCCCGTGTCGGCTATCCGGCCTCACCCCTGCTGGCGCAGCTCAAGAGCCGCATCAACGCGGAAATTCAGACCAACCAAACCGGCAGTGTCCAGGTTGGTGGCCTGGAGTCGATCAGCGCTATCGACGCGATCAACTCGATGATGCTGCAATCGGACAACGGCACGATCCGCTTGTTCCCGGACTACCCGTCAGGCCGACGTGGGCACTTCAGCAACCTGCGTGCTCAGGGCGGGTACCTGGTCAGCGCGGACTATGACGGCACCACCGTCTCCAACGTGTCAGTGGTCGCGGACAACCAGGGTGGTGTCGCGACCGTACTCAATCCCTGGCCTGGCCAGTCTCTCAAGGTCACCGACGCCAGGGGCAACATCGTGGCCACCACGCAGAACGGCGACCGCTACACCTTCACCAGCCGCGCGGGCGGGCGGTACACGCTTGCACCGCAGGGCGGGGGTACGGACGTCGCGCACCGGCACGGTTGA